GCGCTCGAGCGGCTCGACACGCTGAGGGCCGACCTTGCCGCGTTGACGCAGCCGGGGGAGTCCGAGGTCGCCGTCCACCCCGCCAGCGAGGCGTACGCCGCCCGCATCCGTGAGATCGGCGCCCCGGGAATCTCCTTCTACCGGTTCACCACGATCGAGAAGGTCAAGCCGTACAAGGACCGCTACCGCACCGCCCTCGACGAGGCGCCCATGAGTGAGGCCGACCACGACGTCGCGGTGGCCGAGGCGGTGCGGGCCTTCGAGTACAACCAGGCCGTCTTCGCCGCGCTCGACGACCTCGGGCGCTGACCCGGGAACCGGTCGGTTTCGCAGGCCGGACGGCACGGACCACGGGGCGGTGGAACGGGCCCCGTGCACTACGCTGACCGGGTGGAGAACTTCGAAGGACCGAAGGAAGAGTGCGGCGTATTCGGGGTCTGGGCCCCGGACGAGGACGTCGCGCAGCTGACGTTCTTCGGGCTCTTCGCCCTGCAGCACCGCGGCCAGGAGTCGGCGGGAATCGCCGTCAGCAACGGCCAGCGGATCATGGTCTACAAGGACATGGGCCTTGTCAGCCAAGTGTTCGACGAGGCGACGCTGAAGTCGCTGCCGGGACGGCTCGCGATCGGGCACACCCGTTACTCGACCACGGGCGCCAGCGTCTGGCACAACGCGCAGCCCACGTTCAGGGCGACCAGCCGCGGCGGCCTCGCGCTCGCCCACAACGGCAACCTGACCAACACGCACGAGCTCGAGGCGTGGCTGGCGGAGCTCGCACCGTCGGAGCACGTGCCCGAGAAGAAGACCATGGACTCGACCAACGACACGTCGCTGGTCACCGCCCTGATGTCCAGCTTCGGCGACGAGTCCCTCGAGGACGTCGCCATGCAGGTGCTGCCGCGGCTGAAGGGCGCCTTCTGCCTCACGTTCCTGACAGAGCGGACGCTGTACGCGGCCCGCGATCCCCACGGCATCCGGCCACTCGTGCTCGGGCGCCTGTCGAATGGCTGGGTCGTCGCGTCAGAGACCGCAGCGCTCGACATCGTGGGCGCCAGCTTCGTCCGCGAGGTCGAGCCCGGCGAGTTCATCGCCGTCGACGAGCGGGGCCTGCGCACGCGCCGGTTCGCGGATGCGAACCCCAAGGGCTGCATTTTCGAGTACGTCTACCTCGCCCGCCCGGACACCACCATCGCCGGCCGCGGCGTGCACCAGGTGCGCGTGAACATCGGACGCAAGCTCGCCGAGGAGTACCCCGTCGACGCGGATCTGGTGATCCCGGTGCCGGAGTCCGGCACCCCATCGGCCATCGGCTACGCCCAGGGCTCCGGGCTGCCCTACGGCCAGGGCCTGGTCAAGAACTCCTACGTCGGGCGCACCTTCATCCAGCCGAGCCAGACCATCCGTCAGTTGGGCATCCGGCTGAAGCTCAACCCGCTGCGCGAGGTCATCGAGGGTAAGCGGCTCGTCGTCGTCGACGACTCCATCGTCCGCGGCAACACGCAGCGTGCCCTCGTGCGGATGCTCCGCGAGGCGGGAGCCAAGGAGGTCCATGTCCGGATCTCCTCGCCGCCGGTGCAGTGGCCGTGCTTCTACGGCATCGACTTCGCCACCCGCGCCGAGCTCATCGCGCCCGGGCTGAGCGTGGACGAGATCTGCCGCTCGCTCGGCGCCGACTCGCTCGGCTACATCTCGCTCGAGGGGCTCACCGAGGCCACGCGCATCCCCGCCGACCGACTCTGCCGCGCCTGCTTCGACGGCAGGTACCCGATCGCCATCCCGCCTGCCCAGGCGGCACTGCTCAACCTGGAGGACGTGTCATGAACACCAGCGCCTACGCCGCGGCCGGCGTCGACATCGAGGCGGGCGACCGCGCCGTCGAACTGATGAAGGCGTCGGTGGCGCGTTCGCGCCGTCCCGAGGTCCTCGGCGGGCTGGGCGGGTTCGCCGGCTTCTTCGACGCCTCCGCTCTCAAGGGATACAGGCATCCGGTGTTGGCGACGTCCACCGACGGCGTCGGCACCAAGGTTGCCATCGCGCAGGCCATGGACAAGCACGACACCATCGGCTTCGACCTGATCGGCATGCTCGTCGATGACCTCGTCGTCTGCGGCGCCGAGCCCCTGTTCGTGACCGACTACATCGCCACCGGCAAGGTGGTGCCGGAGCGGGTCGCCGCGATCGTCGGCGGCATCGCCGACGCCTGCGTGGCGGCCGGCTGCTCCCTGGTCGGCGGTGAGACCGCCGAACACCCCGGCCTGCTCGGCCCGGATGAGTACGACATCGCCGGCGCCACGACCGGCGTCGTCGAGAAGAACGCGATCCTCGGCGCGCACCGCATCGAGGTGGGGGACGCCGTCATCGGCATGAAGGCGTCGGGCCTCCACTCCAACGGCTACTCGCTGGTGCGCCACGTGCTGCTCAACCAGGCCGGCTGGGCGCTCGATCGGCACGTCGACGAACTGGGCCGCACCCTGGGCGAGGAACTGCTCGAGCCCACCAAGGTCTACGCGCTGGACATCCTCGACCTGATCGCCAAGGCCCAGGTCCACGGGATGAGCCACATCACCGGCGGTGGCCTCGCCAACAACGTGGCCCGCGTCATCCCGGACGGGATGACCGCCGTCCTCGAGCGCTCCAGCTGGACGCCTCCGGCGGTCTTCCAGCTCGTGCAGCAGGTCGGCAAGGTCTCACAGCCCGACATCGACGCCACCCTCAACATGGGCGTGGGCATGGTCGCCATCCTGCCGCAGGACCAGGTGCCCGCGGCGCTGGCGGCCCTGCAGCAGCGCGAGGTGCACTCCTGGGTTCTCGGTGAGGTCGTCGCCGAGGAAGGCGCCGGGGCCGCCCGCCTCGTCTGAGATGCGCTCCTTCCTCCGGTCGTGGCTGCTGGCCACACTGGCCGGGGTCGTGGCCGGGCTCGCCGCCGTCCTCGTGGTGGCGCTGCTCGACGCCACCCAGTGGCTCGTAGCCGGCGAGAGCGCCAGCGCCCAGGAACCGGCGACGGTCCGTCAGGCCCTGGTCGTCGGGGCCGCGGGATCGGTCGCCGCCTTCGCCTGGGTGGGGCTGCGGCACTGGCAGCGCAGGCGCAACGGACCCCTGGCCGAGGCCGCCGATGCGCTGTTGCAGACGGTGAGCGTCGGCATCGGCGCTCCCGTGGGTCGGGAACAGGCGCCACGCATCCTCGCCCGGCTGCTGACCCGTGGGCTGTTGGCCCGGCTCCGGGTGCCGGAGTCAGCGGTGACGGTCTTCGCCGGCGCCTCGATGGGGGCCGCGTTCGGCGCCGTCTACAACACGCCGCTGGCGGGCGTCGCGTTCGCCGTTGAGCGGGTGCTGCGGGGCCGTCGGCTCAGCGAGGTGCTCATCGCGGGCTGGGCCACCGCCATCGCCGTTCCCATCGGGTGGCTGGCGGTGCCCCGCAGTCCCGCCTTCGCCGTCGCGCCGTCCGTGGCGTGGCCCGACATGGCCTGGCTGATCGTCGTCGTGCCGCTGGCCTTCGTGCTCGGCACCCTGGTGCGGTGGGTGTGGAGCCGCGCCGCCCGCGTCAACCTGGGCGACCTGGCGGAGGCGGCGGGAGGGCTGCTGGCTTTCTGGCTGATGGCCGCCGCCGCGATCGTGCTACCGCAGATCCTCGGCAACGGGAAGGCGGTCGTCGCCGCCGGCCTCGCCGGAGAGCTCGGGCTGTGGGAGGCCGTGCTGCTGACGGTGGTCAAGTTCGCGGCGGTCGCTCTGTTCTTCGCCGTCGGGATCCGCGGCGGTCAGATCATGCCGGCCGTGGCCGTCGGGATGGGCGCCGGCACGGTGCTGGCGCTGGTGGTCGAACCGCTCGTCGGGGCGCAGCACGCCTCCACGGTCGGATTCATGCTGGGGATTGCGGTGCTCGCCGTCTCCCAGCGGGCACCCGTGTTCGCGCTGTGCTTCGGCGTCGAACTGGTGCCGTTCTCGCCCGCGCTCGCAGCCGCGCTCGCGGTGACGGTGCTGCTCGTCGGGATCGGCCTGCGGGCCGGGCCGACTCCCTGGAAGCGGCGCTGGCCGGCCGCGGGAGAGCGGCCCTCAGGCGGCTGAGCCCAGCAGATGGTGGCCGAGGGCGACGATGCTGGAGCGGATCGCCTCCGCGCTGATCGTGCCCTCCTCCCGCAGCGTCGGCTGGGCCGGCGCGCTGCAGGCGGCCAGGAAGTAGGCGGCGGCCAGCCGCCGTTCGGCGTCCGGGTCGGGGCCGAGCAGGGCCTGTTCCATGCGGGCGAAGGTGGCTGCGGTGTGAGGGTCAGCGGCCAGCACGGGGCCGACCGCCGGGTCGCTCATCATGATCGAGTAGCGGGGGCGGTGGTCGACCATGATGTCGGCGAGGCCGCGCACGACGATGTCGGCGCGGCGTGCGGGATCATCCACGGCGTGCGCCGCCGCGACGACGTCGTCCAGCTGCTCCAGGCCCGCACGCAGCACCTCCACGACAACCTCAGCCTCGGCGCCGAGGGCAACACGGGCGACACGCTGGCGCTTGCCGAGGGAGTCGGCGCTGAGCTGGCGAACCTCGACCAGGCCTGGTGGTTCCCGGCCGTCGCGTCCGCCGCAGAGGGGCAGGCCCCGGCCGTCATGCTCGCGGAGCGTTCGCTGCCGGGCTCGCTGATCGTCCACCAGACCGGCAAGCGGTTCATCAACGAGGCCACCGACTACATGAGCTTCGGGCAGGAGGCGCTCCGCCGCGAGCGGGAGGGCGACCCGCTCAGCGACATCTGGCTGGTCTTCGACCAGCAGTACCGCAACTCGTACGTCTTCGCGGGCGGGATCTTCCCGCGGCAGCCCCTTCCGCAGGCATGGGCGTCGACCGGGCGGCCCTGACCGAGACGCTCGAGCGGTTCAACCCGACCGCCGCCGCCGGCGTCGATGAGGACTTCCAGCGTGGTCACAGCGCCTACGACCACTACTACGGCGATCCGACGCAGACCCCGAACCCGAACGTGCGTCCGCTCAGCGGCACGCTCTACGCGGTGAAGATGGTCGTCTCCGACCTCGGCACCTGTGGCGGCGTGATGACCGACGAGTTCGGTCGTGCAGTCACGGCCTCCGGTGACGTCATCGAGGGCCTCTACGCGCAGGGCAACGCGGCTGCCAACGTGTTCGGCCACAGCTACCCCGGCGCTGGCGCCACCATCAGCCAGGGGCTGGTGTACGGCTACATCATCGCGAAGCACGCCGCAGAGGCGCGCTGAGCCATCCCGACGGCAGCGGCCACCCGCCAGCCCCCGACGGCGCGGTGGTCGTAGCCTCAACAGAGACGGCCCCGGTCTCTCCCGCGAGGGAGAGACCGGGGCCGTCTCGTTGTCCGGGCGCCGCCGGCCGGGTCAGGCCAGCGAGTCGATGACGGCGTTGAGCGTGGCCGACGGACGCATCACGGCGGCGACCTTCTCGGCATCGGGGCGGTAGTAGCCGCCGATGTCGGCCGGCTTGCCCTGGACGCCGAGCAGTTCGGCGACGATGGCCGACTCGCCGTCCGCGAGGGCGGCTGCGACTGGGGCGAAGACTCCGGCCAGCTCCGCGTCGGCGGTCTGGGCGGCGAGCTCCTCGGCCCAGTAGCGGGCCAGCCAGTAATGCGAGCCGCGGTTGTCGATGCCGCCGACGCGACGCGTCGGAGACTTGTCGTTGTCCAGGAACGAACCGTTGGCGCGGTCCAGCGTGGTGGCCAGGATGGCGGCGCGGTCATTGCCCTCGGTGGCGGCCAGGTGCTCGAAGGACGCGGCCAGTGCCAGGAACTCGCCCAGCGAGTCCCAGCGCAGGTAGTCCTCGGCGACGAGCTGCTGCACGTGCTTCGGCGCGGAACCGCCGGCGCCGGTCTCGAAGAGGCCGCCGCCCGCCATCAGGGGCACGATGGACAGCATCTTCGCGGAGGTGCCGAGCTCCAGGATCGGGAACAGGTCCGTCAGGTAGTCGCGCAGCACGTTGCCGGTGACCGAGATGGTGTTCTCGCCGCGGCGGATCCGCTCGACCGACAGCTTCGTGGCCTCGACGGGGCTGAGGACGCGGATGTCCAGGCCCTCGGTGTCGTGGTCGGCGAGGTACGTGGCGACCTTGTCGGCCACGTTGCGGTCGTGCGCACGCTCCGGGTCGAGCCAGAACACGGTGGGCCAGCCGGTGGCGCGGGCGCGGGTGACGGCCAGCTTGACCCAGTCCTGGATCGGGGCGTCCTTCGTCTGGCAGGCGCGCCAGATGTCGCCGGCGGCGACCTCATGGCTCATCAGCACCTCGCCGGCCGCGTTGACGACCTCGACGACGCCGTCGGCAGGGATCTGGAACGTCTTGTCGTGCGAGCCGTACTCCTCGGCCTTCTGCGCCATGAGCCCGACGTTGGGGACGGTGCCCATGGTCGTCGGGTCGAACGCGCCGTTGG
The DNA window shown above is from Tessaracoccus defluvii and carries:
- the purF gene encoding amidophosphoribosyltransferase; this encodes MHYADRVENFEGPKEECGVFGVWAPDEDVAQLTFFGLFALQHRGQESAGIAVSNGQRIMVYKDMGLVSQVFDEATLKSLPGRLAIGHTRYSTTGASVWHNAQPTFRATSRGGLALAHNGNLTNTHELEAWLAELAPSEHVPEKKTMDSTNDTSLVTALMSSFGDESLEDVAMQVLPRLKGAFCLTFLTERTLYAARDPHGIRPLVLGRLSNGWVVASETAALDIVGASFVREVEPGEFIAVDERGLRTRRFADANPKGCIFEYVYLARPDTTIAGRGVHQVRVNIGRKLAEEYPVDADLVIPVPESGTPSAIGYAQGSGLPYGQGLVKNSYVGRTFIQPSQTIRQLGIRLKLNPLREVIEGKRLVVVDDSIVRGNTQRALVRMLREAGAKEVHVRISSPPVQWPCFYGIDFATRAELIAPGLSVDEICRSLGADSLGYISLEGLTEATRIPADRLCRACFDGRYPIAIPPAQAALLNLEDVS
- a CDS encoding chloride channel protein produces the protein MRSFLRSWLLATLAGVVAGLAAVLVVALLDATQWLVAGESASAQEPATVRQALVVGAAGSVAAFAWVGLRHWQRRRNGPLAEAADALLQTVSVGIGAPVGREQAPRILARLLTRGLLARLRVPESAVTVFAGASMGAAFGAVYNTPLAGVAFAVERVLRGRRLSEVLIAGWATAIAVPIGWLAVPRSPAFAVAPSVAWPDMAWLIVVVPLAFVLGTLVRWVWSRAARVNLGDLAEAAGGLLAFWLMAAAAIVLPQILGNGKAVVAAGLAGELGLWEAVLLTVVKFAAVALFFAVGIRGGQIMPAVAVGMGAGTVLALVVEPLVGAQHASTVGFMLGIAVLAVSQRAPVFALCFGVELVPFSPALAAALAVTVLLVGIGLRAGPTPWKRRWPAAGERPSGG
- the purM gene encoding phosphoribosylformylglycinamidine cyclo-ligase — translated: MNTSAYAAAGVDIEAGDRAVELMKASVARSRRPEVLGGLGGFAGFFDASALKGYRHPVLATSTDGVGTKVAIAQAMDKHDTIGFDLIGMLVDDLVVCGAEPLFVTDYIATGKVVPERVAAIVGGIADACVAAGCSLVGGETAEHPGLLGPDEYDIAGATTGVVEKNAILGAHRIEVGDAVIGMKASGLHSNGYSLVRHVLLNQAGWALDRHVDELGRTLGEELLEPTKVYALDILDLIAKAQVHGMSHITGGGLANNVARVIPDGMTAVLERSSWTPPAVFQLVQQVGKVSQPDIDATLNMGVGMVAILPQDQVPAALAALQQREVHSWVLGEVVAEEGAGAARLV
- a CDS encoding biliverdin-producing heme oxygenase, which codes for MTAQLAAIATRALSARLREETSEVHRSAEESPFMARLVKGSVTREDLRNLTAQLVVVYTALEEVSRSMGDDPVFRHFHDPALERLDTLRADLAALTQPGESEVAVHPASEAYAARIREIGAPGISFYRFTTIEKVKPYKDRYRTALDEAPMSEADHDVAVAEAVRAFEYNQAVFAALDDLGR